One Leptolyngbya sp. SIO1E4 genomic window, ACGAAATTGAGGCGGTTTTGAAGTACCCAAAGCCAAAGACCTGAGACCCCGATGAAATCAGCCGCACCACGAGCGGTGTGTAGTCACTGTCTCCAGCCACAATTCCAAAAATCTCGGGGCGCATCGTCTGCAGCAAATCCATAGCGTCGATCGCGAGGGCAATGTCTGTGGCGTTTTTCCCGGCGACGTAATCGAACTGCTGAATCGGGGTAATGGCATGCTTGTGGAGAATTTTGGCCCACCCCTGGAGATGATCTTTTTTCCAGTTGCCGTAAGCACGGCGAACTCGAATCGTCCCTAAGTAGCTTAGCCGACTGAACACCAGTTCAATCTTAGAAGCCGAGGCATTGTCAGCATCAATGAGTAGGGCAATCCGGGACTGTGAAGGTTCCATAGCACTCTATTGGCAACTGCCACATCAATTCACCAATTCATTCCACGCTTAATGCTCAGGCTATCAAGCATAAACGAATAGTTGTAATCAGGCACAAGCGATCGTCAAATATAGGGTAATCGCGCTAGCCCTTGAACGGCTAATTGTTAAGCCATTAATCGAAGCAGACAGGCTGACTACCCTGCCAGACAACAAGAATCCCTGATCCGGCGACCCCTGTAACGGGCAACACACGACAGCTTAGTGCCTGGATACCGCTCAATTTACGTGTAGATAAAAAAAAGGAGAGCCGCAAGCAGCTCTCCCTACCATCAGGGTGCATCTACATAACATAGTATTGCACATCTGGGATGAGGGGTGAAACCCCCCACGGAAGTATTTTCATTTCTTAACCATTGAGTTTCTTGCCTAAAAGCTGATTCGTGAGCTTTGGATCAACCCGCCCGCTGGTGCGTTTCATGATCTGCCCCACGAAAAACCCCTGCAGTTTTTTCTTGCCTGCTCGGTATTTGGCCAATTCATCGGGATGAGCAGCCAGAACCTCGTCGATGATAGCCTCGATTTGCCCTGGATCAGAAATTTGGCTGAGGCCCCGCTCCTCAACCATGGCCTTAGGAGAGCCACCCTGGGTCAGGAGTTCAGGCAGCAAATCTTTAGCAATTTTCGTGCTGATTGTGCCATCTCCAATCATCTTGACCATCTCCGCTAACATCTCTGGCGTTAAGGCTATGTCAGAGATGTTAAGTTTCTCGGCGTTCAGGTAAGCGGCAATATCTTGAGTAATCCAGTTGGCCGCCATTTTGGGATCGGCTGCGGCCTGCACGACGGTGTCAAAATATTCGGTTACCGATCGCTCATCAGCCAAAACCCGCGCATCATAGGCCGAGAGGCCCAATTCCGTTTCGTAGCGTGTTCGCTTTTGGGCTGGCAACTCAGGCAGTTCAGATTTCCAGGTGTCTAGCTGCTGAGGCGAGACTTCAATCGGCGGTAAATCTGGCTCTGGAAAGTACCGGTAGTCGCTGGAACCTTCTTTAGACCGCATACTGATGGTGCGCTGGCTGCCTTCTTCCCACAAGCGCGTTTCCTGAAGGATTTTCTCGTCTGCCTCAATCGCCGCGGTTTGGCGCTCAATTTCGTACTCAATGGCTTTTTGAATCGCACTAAAGGAGTTCATATTTTTGATCTCGACCTTAGTGCCAAAGGCTTCTTGACCCACGGGGCGAACAGAAATATTGACATCGCAGCGTAGCGACCCCTCTTGCATATTGCCGTCGCTGACGCCCAAATAGCGCATGATGCGGCGTAGCTCTTGAGCATATTCAGCAGCTTCTTGCCCAGACCGTAAATCCGGCTCTGAAACAATTTCAACTAGGGCAACACCAGCCCGGTTGTAATCTACCAGGGAGTATGTAGATCCGGCGAGGCGATCGCTGCCAGCATGGACGAGCTTGCCTGCATCTTCTTCCATATGCAGGCGAGTAATGCCGATCCGCTTGCGGGTGACTTCTTTCGTTTTTTTATCGACCAGCTCAATTTCTAGCCAACCATGCTCGGCGATCGGCAGATCATATTGAGAGATTTGATAGTTCTTGGGAAGATCAGGATAGAAATATTGCTTGCGGTCAAACTTGCTGTAGGGCGCAATCTGGCAGTTTAGTGCAAGCCCTGCCTTGACTGCGTACTCTAATACCTTTTGATTGAGTACGGGTAAAACCCCTGGCAACCCCATCACAACCGGATCAATGTGGGTGTTGGGATCAGCCCCGAACACAGTCGAACTGGGAGAGAAGATTTTGGTCTGAGTACTAAGCTGACAGTGCGTTTCAAGACCAATAACAGCTTCATACTGAGTTTTAGCAGGAGCAGCAGACGTCATGGTAAACCGCGATCGACGTTAACTCAGCCATTTTAGCGTTGACTGTTCGGGTAGATGGAGAGATTGAGGCGACCATGAGCCAATGAAAAGGGTACGTCTACGGAACCCAGATCAGGTGACTTTTATTCCTTCGATACCCCATCGCTACTATCCACTTTCTAAGCCCAGCCTACTCGCGAGTAGATGTTGCTAGAGTATCCCCAACAATAGCGTTTTGAGGCGATTATCAGGCCTGAGATAAGGACGTTTTTTGGGGTGTCCTTAACGTTTACAGCACGGATCAGAAAACGTCACAAAATGATGACTGTGGTAATATTTTTGTGATTTTGTAACCAATTCCGGCTACGAATCAGCCAGGTTTCAAGATCCAAGGAGTGGAGGCGCAGGCGTGCACATTAACTTATCTAATAACGGTCTAGATATTCAGTCCCATCGGAATCAGGCCGAACCTATTCGGGTTGGGGTGGTCGGAGTTGGAAACATGGGGCAGCATCACGCCCGTGTTTTAAGTCGTCTTAAGGATGTTGAACTGGTTGGTATTTCGGATATCAACGTAGAGTTGGGCTTAGATACCGCAAGCAAATATCGGGTTCGCTTTTTTGAGGATTATCACGATTTAATTGCCCACGTAGACGCCATCTGCGTAGCAGTGCCGACGCGTTTGCATCACACCGTCGGCATGGAATGTTTGCAAACGGGCGTTCACGTTCTGATTGAAAAGCCGATCGCTGCCAGCATTGCTGAAGCAGAGTCGCTTGTGAATGCAGCGGCTGAATCTAACTGCATTCTGCAGGTAGGCCATATTGAACGTTTCAACCCCGCCTTTAAAGAACTCCATAACGTCCTCCGTACGGAAGAAGTGTTGGCATTAGAAGCGCGTCGCATGAGCCCCTATTCTAACCGCGCCAACGATGTCTCTGTTGTGCTGGACTTGATGATCCACGATATTGACCTGCTGCTTGAACTTGCGGGTTCTCCAGTTGTAAAACTGTCTGCTAGTGGTAGCCGGTCTGCGAACTCTGGCTATCTTGACTATGTCACAGCAACCTTGGGGTTTGCCAATGGGGTGGTGGCAACGCTGACCTCCAGCAAAGTAACCCATCGCAAAATCCGCACGATCGCGGCCCATTGCCGAAACTCTCTTACAGAGGCGGACTTTCTCAACAACGAGATTTTGATTAATCGGCAAACCACCGCTAACACCAAAACTGACTATGGCCAGGTGCTTTATCGCCAAGATGGGCTTATCGAAAAGGTGTACACGAGCAACATTGAGCCTTTGCACGCAGAGCTAGAGCATTTCGTAAACTGTGTGCGTGGGGGTGAACAGCCCTCTGTAGGCGGTGAGCAAGCACTCAAGGCGCTGCGGTTGGCCAGCCTGATTGAGCAAATGGCTTTAGATGGCAAGGCATGGCAGGGGCAAGATCTGGCCACCATGGGCATTGAAGCCCCCGCTATTGCTGTTTAGCCCGTGTTGCCTCGTCAAGTCATCGTTACTCCCTTACCAGGGATCATCTAGCACGCTATCGGGCAACGCTTGGCCCGAACTTTGTGACTTTAAGAGGACGTCTTGAATCGCCTGGCTAAGAGTTCGGCTGACTAAGGTGTTGCCCTCACGACTCAGGTGAATATGGTCTCGATAGAGGCTTTCGGGGGACGAAGCCGTCTGGAAAGCCTTTAAAAAATCAATGTAGAGAATTTGCTGAGTTTCTGTAAATTGAAGCAAACGCTGACGGGCCGTGATTTCATAATCTCGTGATCCTGGCGGCGTAACTTCCCTCAGGAGTGGGGTCATCGCCAAAATCAGTTGGCCATTAGCGTCTTGGGTAATGTGCTGAATTTGCCGAATAGCCTCTAGATTAACGCCAACCCGATCGCCGCCTTCATTATGCACTGCCTGCAATTCTGGAATGGGCTTGGGCTTTTTGAACCGGTTGAGCACTTCGATCAAGGCCAGCGGAGGTCGCCGAGACGGATAGGCGCGATCGCGCCCCACCTGGACTGATGTTGGAGCAGTGGCAAAGAGATCATCTGTGTTGATCAGCACTACAACCACCGACGCGTCGAAGGTTCCGAATTTGGCCAGATAGGCCAATTCATTTCGCGGCCCCCATGAGTTAGCAGACGCATTGAGAACCTCTACTGCGCTGTAGTTATCAAATTTTGTCGTCGGCAGCTGCTGCTGTATCTGAACGGATAGAATTTCAGACTGATCAGTCCACCAGCCACCATTTGCGATTGAGTCTCCAATCATCAGTACTCGCAGGGTGCCAGTGTCTGGTTTAGGGGCGATTGCAGAGCCCCGCATTGAGTATTGATTAATTTCTAACAAGTTGCCAAAGCGCCGGGTGCGCTGATTGGGAGCTAGCCGGTATCCCACCTGCGGATCTGCCACATACAATGGCGGGCTACCAAAGCCAAAGACTAGCCGCAGGGCAATTTCAAGTGCTCCAACCCCAAGGAAAACCAGACCCAAAATGATGAAAGCCAGCCTCACCTGCGCATGTCTCCGTTGAAGTGCCTTATCAGTTTAGAAGATGCCCAGATCGTTGAGAGATAAACATTTTGGGCAGGGGGATTGGGGAGTGGAGGTTAGGGAGATTAATAAGGGGAGGGAGAGGAGGGAGTAAGGCGAGTGGGGAGTAAGGCAAGTGGGGAGTAAGGCAAGTGGGGAGTAAGGGGGAGGAGGGAGTAAGGCAAGTGGGGAATAAGGCGAGTGGGGAGGAGGGAATAAGGCGAGTGGGGGGCAAATGTAGCGCTTGTAGTACTTGTAGTATATGCTGGATAAATTCACGTCGAACTCATGGAACAATCATGGCTAAGTTCGGAGATGTTATTGGCTACTACAAGAACTATCGGGCGATCGCGATATTGAGTATTGCCGCGAGCAGTGTATTTGAATTGTTAGATCTGGTGGTGCCCTATGCGATTGGGCAATTGCTGAATGTGCTCTCTAATCAGTCTGTCGACCAGCTAGCCCAGGGGTTAGTGAGTTGGGTTGCGACGGTCTCTGGAATGGAGGCAACGCGATCGCTGACCTTGGGGCTATTGTTGGGAATGATTTTTCTCGTCACTGTGATTAGAGCCCCGATTGAACCCTGGCTAGGGGTTTGGTTTCACTGGGATGTGGCCTTGCGGAGTCGCCGTGACCATTCGGTAGAGGTGGTTCGTAAACTGCTGAGTCTGCCCCTTGGCTTTTATGACGAGCATAATCCAGGTCGCATTGCTGGTCGGGTAGCGCGGGGCTTATCCAACCATACGTGGACCTATCCAGAAATTGCCGGACAGCTCTTTCCGAAACTGGTGCGGGTATTTGGCATCTTTTGTGTCATTTGGATTATTGAATGGCCGATCGCTGCCCTTTTTCTGGTGTCTTTTATCGTGATCTTGGGATATAGCATGCGGGATCTGGTTCGCTTGAACCGCAAAGAGCAAGCCCTTGATCGCTATATGGAAAGCACTGAGAGCCGCACATCTGAAATCATCACCAATATCAAAACTGTAAAAGCATTCGCGGCTGAGCACACTGAATTAGAGCGCCAACGTCAGCGACTAGGCCGTGAGTTAACCGTGGTAGAACAAATCATTCACCGGGGCTACGTGGTGTTGATGACCTGGCAAGAGTTGCTGATTCAAAGCTGCGTGTTTGGGGTGTTGGTGCTGACGTTAATCGCGACTTTGCAAGGGCAGATTTCCTTAGGTCATTTTGTGACGACGCTAACGGTTTCCAGCATGGCCTATGCCGAGCTGGAGCCTATTAGCAACCTGGCTGAGATTTTTGCCCGTCGGTATGCATCCATGATTCGCTTTCACGAATTCATACAGCTGCCTACAGGCATTGAAGCAGCCAGCATTGCTCAGTCTCCAGAGGCCATTACCCGCTATCAGTTCACGGGTAAGCTGCATTTTAATCATCTCAGCTTTGGGTATGAGGCAAGCCGTCCGGTCTTGCAAGACATTGATCTCTTGATTCAGCCGAAGCAAACGGTGGCCCTGGTCGGGCGCTCAGGGTCGGGCAAGTCTACCCTGGTAAAACTGCTGTTTCGCTATTTTGAGCCTCAACAAGGCCGCATTCTCATTGACGGAGAGGATATTCGCAAACTAGATATCACGGGCTATCGCAAACAACTTGCGATCGTTCACCAAGAAGTCGATGTCTTCAACGGGACGCTGATGGACAACCTCACCTACGGCAATCCTGATGTCACCCGCGAGCAGGTGGATGAAGCGTGCCAAATTGCTCGGGTAGACGAGTTCATCCAGCAGATGCCCCAAGGCTATTCCACCATAGTGGGAGAGCGCGGAGTCCGTCTTTCTGGGGGTCAGCGGCAAAGATTAGGGATTGCTCGGGCATTGCTGATGCACCCCGATGTCCTTGTGTTTGATGAGGCGACATCTAGCCTCGACTATGAGTCAGAGCGGGCTATCCAACTGGCAATGCGGAGCATCTTGGGCACCCGGACAACGATTATCATTGCTCACCGCTTGAGCACCGTGCGAGATGCAGATGTCATTGTGGTACTAGATCAAGGTCGAATTTTAGAAATGGGTAGCCATGAGGATCTACTCAATCACGGTGGGCTTTATCACCGTCTGCATATGCTGCAAGAAACCGGGGATCTGTTGGGATAACTCGGATTAAGGTCACGGCTTTAGTCATCGGTAGAGGCAGCATTTGGGTCAGAATTTCTGCATCTAAATCAGAAATCTGATGCCAAATACTTCGCCCTTACCAAATCCCGTGTCACAATGGGGACGCTTCTAGGGTTATAAACGTTTACCT contains:
- the gatB gene encoding Asp-tRNA(Asn)/Glu-tRNA(Gln) amidotransferase subunit GatB, translated to MTSAAPAKTQYEAVIGLETHCQLSTQTKIFSPSSTVFGADPNTHIDPVVMGLPGVLPVLNQKVLEYAVKAGLALNCQIAPYSKFDRKQYFYPDLPKNYQISQYDLPIAEHGWLEIELVDKKTKEVTRKRIGITRLHMEEDAGKLVHAGSDRLAGSTYSLVDYNRAGVALVEIVSEPDLRSGQEAAEYAQELRRIMRYLGVSDGNMQEGSLRCDVNISVRPVGQEAFGTKVEIKNMNSFSAIQKAIEYEIERQTAAIEADEKILQETRLWEEGSQRTISMRSKEGSSDYRYFPEPDLPPIEVSPQQLDTWKSELPELPAQKRTRYETELGLSAYDARVLADERSVTEYFDTVVQAAADPKMAANWITQDIAAYLNAEKLNISDIALTPEMLAEMVKMIGDGTISTKIAKDLLPELLTQGGSPKAMVEERGLSQISDPGQIEAIIDEVLAAHPDELAKYRAGKKKLQGFFVGQIMKRTSGRVDPKLTNQLLGKKLNG
- a CDS encoding Gfo/Idh/MocA family oxidoreductase, which encodes MNLSNNGLDIQSHRNQAEPIRVGVVGVGNMGQHHARVLSRLKDVELVGISDINVELGLDTASKYRVRFFEDYHDLIAHVDAICVAVPTRLHHTVGMECLQTGVHVLIEKPIAASIAEAESLVNAAAESNCILQVGHIERFNPAFKELHNVLRTEEVLALEARRMSPYSNRANDVSVVLDLMIHDIDLLLELAGSPVVKLSASGSRSANSGYLDYVTATLGFANGVVATLTSSKVTHRKIRTIAAHCRNSLTEADFLNNEILINRQTTANTKTDYGQVLYRQDGLIEKVYTSNIEPLHAELEHFVNCVRGGEQPSVGGEQALKALRLASLIEQMALDGKAWQGQDLATMGIEAPAIAV
- a CDS encoding SGNH/GDSL hydrolase family protein yields the protein MRLAFIILGLVFLGVGALEIALRLVFGFGSPPLYVADPQVGYRLAPNQRTRRFGNLLEINQYSMRGSAIAPKPDTGTLRVLMIGDSIANGGWWTDQSEILSVQIQQQLPTTKFDNYSAVEVLNASANSWGPRNELAYLAKFGTFDASVVVVLINTDDLFATAPTSVQVGRDRAYPSRRPPLALIEVLNRFKKPKPIPELQAVHNEGGDRVGVNLEAIRQIQHITQDANGQLILAMTPLLREVTPPGSRDYEITARQRLLQFTETQQILYIDFLKAFQTASSPESLYRDHIHLSREGNTLVSRTLSQAIQDVLLKSQSSGQALPDSVLDDPW
- a CDS encoding ABC transporter ATP-binding protein, with the translated sequence MAKFGDVIGYYKNYRAIAILSIAASSVFELLDLVVPYAIGQLLNVLSNQSVDQLAQGLVSWVATVSGMEATRSLTLGLLLGMIFLVTVIRAPIEPWLGVWFHWDVALRSRRDHSVEVVRKLLSLPLGFYDEHNPGRIAGRVARGLSNHTWTYPEIAGQLFPKLVRVFGIFCVIWIIEWPIAALFLVSFIVILGYSMRDLVRLNRKEQALDRYMESTESRTSEIITNIKTVKAFAAEHTELERQRQRLGRELTVVEQIIHRGYVVLMTWQELLIQSCVFGVLVLTLIATLQGQISLGHFVTTLTVSSMAYAELEPISNLAEIFARRYASMIRFHEFIQLPTGIEAASIAQSPEAITRYQFTGKLHFNHLSFGYEASRPVLQDIDLLIQPKQTVALVGRSGSGKSTLVKLLFRYFEPQQGRILIDGEDIRKLDITGYRKQLAIVHQEVDVFNGTLMDNLTYGNPDVTREQVDEACQIARVDEFIQQMPQGYSTIVGERGVRLSGGQRQRLGIARALLMHPDVLVFDEATSSLDYESERAIQLAMRSILGTRTTIIIAHRLSTVRDADVIVVLDQGRILEMGSHEDLLNHGGLYHRLHMLQETGDLLG